The following proteins are encoded in a genomic region of Stutzerimonas balearica DSM 6083:
- the treZ gene encoding malto-oligosyltrehalose trehalohydrolase: MPNQRAHTRRHGALPIDANRTLFRLWAPDANSVHLAIAGGETLPMQVEDDGWYCLEAPYGAGTLYRFWIDEELHVPDPASRAQAGDVHDPSLVVANKDHLWKHNDWQGRPWHETVLYELHVGTLGGYAGVERQLADLAALGVTAIELMPLAEFPGDRNWGYDGVLPYAPEASYGTPAELKHLIDTAHGLGLMVFLDVVYNHFGPDGNYLGRYAKHFFRHDQQTPWGDAIDFRRPEVRDFFIDNALMWLNDYRFDGLRLDAVHAIPDRSFLLELAERVRRETAPGRHVHLVLENEDNRASLLGQGYDAQWNDDGHNVMHVLLTGERQGYYAEYASEPTAKLARCLGEGFIYQGQNNRRGESRGEPSAHLCPTAFVLFLQNHDQTGNRAFGERLVSLAEPDALRAATAVLLLSPMIPLLFMGEEWGARQPFLFFTSHHGELADAVREGRRGEFAEFAEFADEATRARIPDPNDVATFEASRPDFGARQEPGHREWLALYAQLLQIRHREIVPRLPGSAFAGAQVLGDGAVLARWQLGDGSRLRIAVNLGRDAVTLEPPGEAAQLLFASTGEAAGERLPPHSTLVHLEGAQ, translated from the coding sequence ATGCCGAACCAGCGTGCTCATACCCGGCGACATGGAGCGCTGCCGATCGATGCCAACAGGACTCTTTTCAGACTCTGGGCTCCGGACGCCAACAGCGTCCACCTGGCCATCGCAGGCGGCGAGACACTGCCGATGCAGGTCGAAGATGACGGCTGGTACTGCCTCGAAGCACCCTACGGTGCCGGCACGCTATACCGCTTCTGGATCGACGAGGAGCTGCATGTTCCCGACCCGGCCTCGCGGGCCCAGGCCGGCGACGTGCACGACCCGAGCCTCGTCGTCGCCAACAAAGACCACCTGTGGAAACACAACGACTGGCAGGGGCGGCCCTGGCACGAGACGGTGCTCTACGAACTGCACGTGGGCACGCTCGGCGGCTATGCCGGGGTCGAGCGGCAACTCGCCGACCTGGCGGCGCTCGGGGTGACGGCCATCGAGCTGATGCCACTGGCCGAATTTCCGGGCGATCGCAACTGGGGCTACGACGGCGTTCTGCCCTATGCGCCGGAGGCGTCCTACGGCACGCCGGCCGAACTCAAGCACCTGATCGACACCGCGCATGGGCTGGGGCTGATGGTGTTCCTCGACGTGGTCTACAACCACTTCGGCCCGGACGGCAATTACCTCGGCCGCTACGCCAAGCACTTCTTCCGCCACGACCAGCAGACGCCGTGGGGCGATGCCATCGACTTTCGCCGCCCCGAGGTGCGCGATTTCTTCATCGACAACGCGCTGATGTGGCTCAACGACTACCGCTTCGATGGGCTGCGCCTGGACGCCGTCCATGCGATTCCGGATCGCAGCTTCCTGCTCGAACTGGCCGAACGGGTCCGCCGCGAGACGGCGCCCGGCCGCCATGTGCACCTGGTGCTGGAGAACGAAGACAACCGCGCCAGCCTGCTCGGCCAGGGCTACGACGCGCAGTGGAACGATGACGGCCACAACGTGATGCACGTGCTGCTGACCGGCGAGCGTCAGGGCTATTACGCCGAGTACGCCAGCGAGCCGACCGCCAAGCTGGCACGCTGCCTCGGCGAAGGCTTCATCTACCAGGGGCAGAACAACCGGCGCGGCGAGTCACGCGGCGAGCCCAGCGCGCATCTCTGCCCGACCGCGTTCGTCCTGTTCCTGCAGAACCACGACCAGACCGGCAACCGCGCGTTCGGCGAACGCCTGGTGAGCCTGGCCGAGCCCGATGCCCTGCGCGCGGCGACCGCGGTGCTGCTGCTCTCGCCGATGATTCCGCTGCTGTTCATGGGCGAGGAATGGGGCGCGCGCCAGCCGTTCCTGTTCTTTACCAGCCATCACGGCGAACTGGCCGATGCCGTGCGCGAAGGTCGCCGCGGCGAATTCGCCGAGTTCGCCGAGTTCGCTGACGAAGCGACCCGCGCACGCATCCCCGACCCCAACGACGTGGCCACCTTTGAAGCCTCGCGGCCGGATTTCGGCGCACGTCAGGAACCGGGGCACCGCGAATGGCTGGCGCTGTACGCGCAGCTGCTGCAAATCCGCCACCGCGAAATCGTGCCGCGGCTGCCAGGGTCCGCCTTTGCCGGCGCGCAAGTACTTGGCGACGGCGCCGTGCTGGCGCGCTGGCAGCTGGGCGACGGCAGCCGGCTGCGCATCGCCGTCAACCTGGGGCGCGACGCGGTCACGCTCGAACCGCCCGGCGAAGCCGCG
- a CDS encoding DUF2061 domain-containing protein, giving the protein MKQRPLLKTFTFAILHFLTAFVVVYALTGNFAISGAAALIEPVVNTFVFYLHERAWQRLGHRRSTRSHSYGHDLFARFLRRSGPRGASLRR; this is encoded by the coding sequence ATGAAACAACGACCCCTGCTCAAGACCTTCACCTTCGCGATCCTGCACTTTCTGACCGCGTTCGTGGTGGTCTACGCATTGACCGGCAACTTCGCCATCAGCGGCGCGGCCGCACTGATCGAGCCGGTCGTCAATACCTTCGTTTTCTACTTGCACGAACGTGCCTGGCAGCGGCTCGGTCATCGCCGGAGCACGCGAAGCCACAGTTATGGGCACGACCTGTTCGCCAGATTCCTGCGCCGCTCGGGGCCGCGCGGTGCTTCGCTGCGCCGCTGA
- a CDS encoding CinA family protein encodes MQNIEDVLRLLQRRELTLSTAESCTCGLMASLLGDLPGCGQVLDSGFVVYSPKAKNRLLGVSFETIEQFGLTSEEVATEMAVGALNASGAMIAVANTGVADDAQEDEGGTQCYAWALMRGERQVVVSETVRFDGDRVEIRKQAARHGLMQIPERLAQLERKLAGQP; translated from the coding sequence ATGCAGAACATCGAAGACGTACTCCGGCTCCTGCAGCGCAGGGAGCTGACTCTCTCCACCGCCGAATCCTGTACCTGCGGCCTGATGGCGTCGCTGCTCGGCGACCTGCCCGGGTGCGGGCAGGTGCTGGACAGCGGTTTCGTGGTGTATTCACCCAAAGCCAAGAACCGCCTGCTGGGCGTGAGCTTCGAAACGATCGAGCAGTTCGGCCTGACCAGCGAGGAAGTCGCGACGGAGATGGCCGTCGGGGCGCTCAACGCCAGCGGCGCCATGATCGCGGTGGCCAACACCGGTGTCGCCGACGATGCCCAGGAGGACGAGGGCGGCACCCAGTGCTATGCCTGGGCGCTGATGCGCGGTGAACGTCAGGTGGTGGTCAGCGAGACGGTGCGCTTCGACGGTGACCGGGTGGAGATTCGCAAGCAGGCCGCACGCCACGGCCTGATGCAGATTCCCGAGCGCCTCGCGCAGCTGGAGCGCAAGCTCGCCGGGCAGCCCTGA
- a CDS encoding mechanosensitive ion channel family protein translates to MQWENYITQPGLRTLAMAASVLLVFSLFGRLLTAVTLRLARGFLLTRELAEHLERPVRVLLPLLGLQGVWHAAPDDLPLIAFARHLTSLLIITCVTWLALRVLRSLQQVIVISNPVDVADNLRARQIQTQSRVLLRTLSLFIVLIGAAAMLMTFPSARQFGTSLLASAGLAGLAVGFAARPVLANLIAGLQIAITQPIRLDDVVIVENEWGRIEEITGTYVVVRIWDDRRLVVPLQYFIEQPFQNWTRRSSNLIGSVFIWVDYSLPLEPVREELRRLCKEVPELWDGRVCVLQITDTSEKAIQLRVLVSSPDSSRNWDLRCHIRENLVGFIQRQYPHALPQLRADLAVARRHPTDKEPPSTLEPERQPPV, encoded by the coding sequence CTGCAATGGGAGAACTACATCACCCAACCCGGGCTGCGTACCCTGGCCATGGCGGCGAGCGTGCTGCTGGTGTTCAGCCTGTTCGGGCGGCTGCTGACCGCCGTCACGTTGCGCCTGGCACGCGGTTTTCTGCTGACCCGGGAACTGGCCGAGCATCTGGAGCGCCCGGTGCGCGTCCTGCTTCCGCTGCTCGGCCTGCAGGGCGTCTGGCATGCGGCACCGGACGACCTGCCCCTGATCGCCTTCGCCCGCCACCTGACCAGCCTGCTGATCATCACCTGCGTCACCTGGCTGGCGCTGCGCGTGCTGCGCAGCCTGCAGCAGGTCATCGTGATCAGCAATCCGGTGGACGTCGCCGACAACCTGCGCGCCCGGCAGATCCAGACGCAGTCGCGCGTACTGCTGCGCACATTGAGCCTGTTCATCGTGCTGATCGGCGCCGCGGCGATGCTGATGACCTTTCCCTCGGCGCGCCAGTTCGGCACCAGCCTGCTGGCGTCCGCCGGCCTGGCCGGCCTTGCGGTGGGCTTTGCCGCGCGCCCGGTACTGGCGAACCTGATCGCCGGGCTGCAGATCGCCATTACCCAGCCCATCCGCCTGGACGACGTCGTCATCGTCGAGAACGAGTGGGGCCGCATCGAAGAGATCACCGGCACCTACGTGGTGGTGCGCATCTGGGACGACCGCCGGCTGGTGGTGCCGCTGCAGTATTTCATCGAGCAGCCGTTCCAGAACTGGACGCGGCGCAGTTCCAACCTGATCGGCTCGGTGTTCATCTGGGTCGACTACTCGCTGCCGCTCGAACCCGTGCGCGAGGAACTGCGCCGGCTGTGCAAGGAGGTACCGGAGCTGTGGGACGGCCGGGTCTGCGTGCTGCAGATCACCGACACCAGCGAAAAGGCCATCCAGCTGCGCGTGCTGGTCAGCTCACCGGACTCCTCGCGCAACTGGGACCTGCGCTGCCACATCCGCGAGAACCTGGTGGGCTTCATCCAGCGCCAATACCCGCATGCCCTGCCACAGCTGCGCGCCGACCTGGCGGTGGCGCGGCGACACCCGACCGACAAGGAGCCGCCGAGCACGCTCGAGCCCGAGCGCCAGCCGCCGGTCTGA
- a CDS encoding DUF1652 domain-containing protein, translated as MSTRLPLFKIEAILHDHLQPYRCECQPQSDSSMTVRLYGDQADREELTVLGIRYDQCRDAANLVRLAQELRIELYATRSELPAEPAALD; from the coding sequence ATGAGCACTCGGCTACCTTTGTTCAAGATCGAAGCGATCCTGCATGACCACCTGCAGCCCTACCGCTGCGAATGCCAGCCGCAATCGGACAGCTCGATGACCGTGCGCCTTTACGGCGACCAGGCCGATCGCGAGGAACTGACCGTGCTCGGCATCCGCTACGACCAGTGCCGCGATGCGGCCAACCTGGTGCGCCTGGCCCAGGAGCTGCGCATCGAGCTCTACGCCACGCGCAGCGAACTGCCGGCCGAGCCCGCGGCGCTCGACTGA
- a CDS encoding ferritin-like domain-containing protein gives MQSAQTGNDVRVERLIEWLRDAHAMEAQAETMLNKQASRIENYPDLKARIEQHIVETQNQAKLIEGCLRRYDKSYSGFKDMGGKMMAMGQAMGGMMVNDEIVKGAQMGYVFENLEIASYTILIAAAQAVGDTETQQVCKRILEEEVAMAEWLRQHLPQLTQAYLTRAATPDVEAKR, from the coding sequence ATGCAAAGCGCCCAGACCGGCAACGATGTACGAGTGGAGCGACTGATCGAATGGCTGCGCGATGCGCATGCGATGGAGGCCCAGGCCGAAACCATGCTCAACAAGCAGGCGAGCCGGATCGAGAACTACCCCGACCTCAAGGCGAGGATCGAACAGCACATCGTCGAGACCCAGAACCAGGCCAAGCTGATCGAAGGCTGCCTGCGTCGCTACGACAAGTCGTACTCCGGCTTCAAGGACATGGGCGGCAAGATGATGGCGATGGGGCAGGCCATGGGCGGCATGATGGTCAATGACGAGATCGTCAAGGGCGCGCAGATGGGTTACGTGTTCGAGAACCTGGAGATCGCCTCGTACACCATTCTCATCGCCGCGGCCCAGGCCGTGGGCGACACCGAGACCCAGCAGGTCTGCAAGCGCATCCTCGAGGAGGAAGTCGCCATGGCCGAATGGCTGCGCCAGCACCTGCCGCAGCTGACCCAGGCCTACCTGACCCGCGCTGCGACGCCTGACGTCGAAGCCAAGCGCTGA
- the glgA gene encoding glycogen synthase GlgA: MSIAVNAGPVRQNLSHPVQPGVSRPALRLGSSQDSKKQILFVTSELTDLIKTGGLADVSAALPRALCARHDVRVLIPGYRKVIESGHPILTVGSLAPHAGIPGCQLGRMDMPDGLIIYVLLCPELYDRDGSPYGSPEGDDWPDNPLRFARLGLAAAELAAGNASIRWVPDLVHAHDWPAGLAPAYMHWRGLRTPSVFTIHNLAYQGNIDMGLRRELGIPHEACGLDRMEFYGKLSLLKAGIAYAQRVTTVSPTYAEEITTPEFGCGMDGFLRMKARQGLLSGLLNGIDESWEPQRDPQLVERFGARDWDGKQANAAYVRHLFGLDQDDSPLFAVVSRLVQQKGIDLTLGVAQTIVEGGGQIAVLGQGDHGIEQEIRALAARYPGRVAARIGFDETEARRLFAGSDFLLMPSRYEPCGLSQMYAQRYASLPIARRTGGLADSIDDGISGFLFDQPSVDSYRQAVERALDVHRRQDLLSAMRCRAMNAGFFWRHAIEPYDRLYQQLLAESREVLLHPA; this comes from the coding sequence ATGAGTATCGCTGTGAACGCCGGGCCGGTCCGCCAGAACCTGAGTCATCCAGTGCAGCCAGGCGTCAGCCGGCCGGCCCTGCGGCTCGGAAGCTCCCAGGACAGCAAGAAGCAGATTCTTTTCGTCACCTCGGAATTGACCGACCTGATCAAGACGGGCGGGCTGGCAGACGTATCCGCCGCCCTGCCCCGCGCGCTCTGTGCCAGGCACGACGTGCGCGTACTGATTCCGGGTTATCGCAAGGTGATCGAGTCGGGCCATCCGATTCTGACCGTGGGCAGCCTGGCTCCGCATGCCGGCATTCCCGGCTGCCAGCTCGGGCGCATGGACATGCCCGATGGGCTGATCATCTATGTCCTGCTCTGCCCCGAACTCTACGACCGCGACGGTTCGCCCTACGGCTCGCCGGAGGGCGACGACTGGCCGGACAACCCGCTGCGCTTCGCCCGCCTGGGCCTGGCCGCCGCGGAGCTGGCCGCGGGTAATGCCTCGATCCGCTGGGTGCCCGACCTGGTGCATGCCCATGACTGGCCAGCCGGGCTGGCCCCGGCCTACATGCACTGGCGCGGCTTGCGCACGCCGAGCGTGTTCACCATTCACAACCTCGCCTACCAGGGCAACATCGACATGGGGCTGCGCCGCGAGCTGGGCATTCCCCACGAAGCCTGCGGCCTCGATCGCATGGAGTTCTACGGCAAGCTTTCGCTGCTCAAGGCCGGCATCGCCTACGCCCAGCGCGTGACCACGGTTAGCCCGACCTACGCCGAGGAAATCACCACGCCCGAGTTCGGCTGCGGCATGGACGGCTTCCTGCGCATGAAAGCGCGCCAGGGGCTGCTCAGCGGCCTGCTCAACGGCATCGACGAAAGCTGGGAGCCACAGCGCGACCCGCAGCTGGTCGAGCGCTTCGGCGCGCGCGACTGGGACGGCAAGCAGGCCAATGCGGCCTACGTGCGCCACCTGTTCGGGCTCGACCAGGACGACAGCCCGCTGTTCGCCGTGGTTTCGCGCCTGGTTCAGCAGAAGGGCATCGACCTGACCCTGGGCGTGGCGCAGACCATCGTCGAAGGCGGCGGCCAGATCGCTGTGCTCGGCCAGGGCGACCACGGCATCGAGCAGGAGATTCGTGCGCTTGCCGCCCGCTACCCCGGTCGCGTGGCCGCCCGTATCGGCTTCGACGAAACCGAGGCACGACGCCTGTTCGCCGGCAGCGACTTCCTCCTCATGCCCTCGCGCTACGAGCCCTGCGGGCTGAGCCAGATGTACGCCCAGCGCTACGCATCGCTGCCGATCGCGCGACGCACGGGCGGCCTGGCCGACTCGATCGACGATGGCATCAGTGGCTTTCTCTTCGATCAGCCCAGCGTCGACAGCTATCGGCAGGCGGTCGAGCGCGCGCTGGACGTCCATCGCCGGCAGGACCTGCTCAGTGCCATGCGTTGTCGCGCGATGAACGCAGGATTTTTCTGGCGTCACGCGATCGAACCCTATGACCGGCTTTACCAGCAGCTGCTGGCCGAGTCGCGCGAGGTTCTCCTACACCCTGCCTGA